One genomic window of Sphingomonas sp. C3-2 includes the following:
- the cysD gene encoding sulfate adenylyltransferase subunit CysD, with translation MKNLTHLERLEAESIQIMREVVAEAERPVMLYSVGKDSAVMLHLARKAFYPSPPPFPLLHVDTTWKFKDMYALRDRMAAESGMDLLVYQNPEALARGINPFDHGPLHTDMWKTEGLKQALDHYGFDVAFGGARRDEEKSRAKERVFSFRSANHRWDPKNQRPELWRLYNAKKTKGESIRVFPISNWTELDIWQYIHLNNIPIVPLYFSAPRPTVERDGMLLMVDDERFPLNPGEEPVMRSIRFRTLGCYPLTGAVESTAATLPEVIQEMLLTTTSERQGRVIDKDGGDASMEKKKQEGYF, from the coding sequence GTGAAAAACTTGACCCATTTGGAGCGGCTGGAAGCGGAGAGCATCCAGATCATGCGGGAGGTTGTGGCGGAGGCCGAGCGTCCGGTGATGCTGTATTCGGTGGGCAAGGATTCGGCGGTGATGCTGCATCTGGCGCGCAAGGCGTTTTATCCGTCGCCGCCGCCCTTTCCGCTGCTGCACGTCGACACGACGTGGAAATTCAAGGACATGTATGCGCTTCGCGACCGGATGGCGGCGGAGAGCGGGATGGACTTGCTCGTCTACCAGAACCCCGAGGCGCTGGCGCGCGGGATCAACCCGTTCGACCATGGCCCGCTCCACACCGATATGTGGAAGACCGAGGGGCTGAAGCAGGCGCTCGACCATTATGGCTTCGACGTCGCCTTTGGCGGCGCGCGCCGCGACGAGGAGAAGAGCCGCGCCAAGGAACGCGTCTTCTCGTTCCGTTCGGCCAACCACCGCTGGGACCCCAAGAACCAGCGCCCCGAGCTGTGGCGGCTGTACAATGCCAAGAAGACCAAGGGCGAAAGCATCCGCGTCTTCCCGATCTCGAACTGGACCGAGCTCGACATCTGGCAGTATATCCACCTCAACAACATCCCGATCGTGCCGCTCTATTTCTCGGCACCGCGCCCCACCGTCGAGCGCGACGGCATGCTGCTGATGGTCGATGACGAACGCTTCCCGCTCAACCCCGGCGAAGAGCCGGTGATGCGCTCGATCCGCTTCCGCACGCTCGGCTGCTACCCGCTGACCGGCGCGGTCGAAAGCACCGCGGCGACGCTGCCTGAGGTGATCCAGGAGATGCTGCTGACGACGACCTCGGAGCGCCAGGGCCGCGTGATCGACAAGGATGGCGGCGACGCCAGCATGGAGAAGAAGAAGCAGGAGGGGTATTTCTGA
- the hmgA gene encoding homogentisate 1,2-dioxygenase, translated as MPGFGNHFATEAVPGALPIGRNSPQHVPFGLYAEQLSGTAFTAPRADNRRSWLYRLRPSAGHAPYQLMARDTEAGAPHHPASPNRLRWDPLPRPAPGTDFVDGLVRWAGNGAPLDQRGISIWLYAANAPMGARVFYSADGEMLIVPQQGALNLITELGRMTARPGEIGLIPRGMRFRVELVGEARGYICENHGHPFRLPDLGPIGANGLANPRDFQTPVAAFEGSDAPVELIQLYGGQFWTSRLGHSPLDVVAWHGNLAPVKYDLARFNTINTVSYDHPDPSIFTVLTAPSDTPGTANCDFVIFPPRWMVAEDTFRPPWFHRNVMSEFMGLVHGAYDAKAGGFVPGGASLHNCMSAHGPDRSSYDAAVAMELKPSRIDDTMAFMFESCLPIVPTRAAMLSATLQQDYDECWAGFPKARLP; from the coding sequence ATGCCCGGCTTCGGCAATCATTTCGCGACCGAGGCGGTGCCCGGCGCCTTGCCGATCGGCCGGAACTCGCCCCAGCATGTGCCCTTCGGGCTCTATGCCGAGCAGCTTTCGGGAACCGCCTTCACCGCGCCGCGCGCCGACAATCGCCGCAGCTGGCTGTACCGGCTGCGGCCGAGCGCGGGCCACGCACCCTATCAGTTGATGGCGCGGGACACAGAGGCAGGCGCCCCCCACCATCCCGCCAGCCCCAACCGGCTGCGCTGGGATCCACTTCCCCGCCCCGCGCCGGGCACCGATTTTGTCGACGGGCTCGTGCGCTGGGCGGGCAATGGCGCGCCGCTCGATCAGCGCGGGATCAGCATCTGGCTCTACGCCGCCAATGCCCCCATGGGTGCCCGCGTCTTCTATAGCGCCGACGGCGAGATGCTCATCGTTCCGCAGCAAGGCGCGCTCAACCTTATCACTGAACTGGGCCGGATGACGGCGCGGCCCGGCGAGATCGGCCTCATCCCGCGCGGGATGCGCTTTCGTGTGGAATTGGTGGGCGAAGCGCGCGGCTATATCTGCGAAAATCATGGCCATCCGTTCCGCCTGCCCGATCTGGGGCCGATCGGCGCGAACGGTCTGGCCAACCCCCGCGACTTCCAGACGCCTGTCGCCGCCTTCGAGGGCAGCGATGCCCCGGTCGAACTGATCCAGCTTTATGGCGGCCAATTCTGGACGAGCAGGCTGGGTCACTCGCCGCTCGACGTCGTCGCCTGGCATGGCAATCTCGCGCCCGTGAAATATGATCTGGCGCGGTTCAACACGATCAACACGGTGAGCTACGACCACCCCGATCCGTCGATCTTCACTGTGCTCACCGCGCCCAGCGATACACCGGGCACCGCCAATTGCGATTTCGTGATCTTCCCACCGCGCTGGATGGTGGCGGAAGACACGTTCCGCCCGCCCTGGTTCCACCGCAACGTGATGAGCGAGTTCATGGGGCTGGTGCACGGCGCCTATGACGCCAAGGCGGGCGGGTTCGTTCCGGGCGGCGCTTCGCTGCACAATTGCATGTCGGCGCATGGGCCCGATCGGTCCAGCTATGATGCGGCGGTGGCGATGGAACTAAAACCGTCGCGAATCGATGACACCATGGCTTTCATGTTCGAATCCTGCCTGCCGATAGTGCCGACGCGCGCGGCGATGCTTTCGGCAACGCTGCAGCAGGATTATGATGAGTGTTGGGCAGGCTTTCCAAAAGCGCGCCTGCCCTAG
- the hppD gene encoding 4-hydroxyphenylpyruvate dioxygenase: MSAPDTVHDNPIGLDGFEFVEFTSPDPEALAGLFTALGFTHVGTHRSKNVRRYAQGDINFILNMEPQGQVADFREQHGPSANAMAFRVHDAAKALQLAVERGATPVEGKVGPAELNIPAIEGIGGANLYLVDRRGAATIYDIDFEPVAGTTPNDNSVGLHTLDHLTHNLKRGRMDYWADYYERIFNFREIRYFDIEGQSTGLFSKAMTAPDDKIRIPLNESQDEHSQIEEFIKDYKGEGIQHLALSTDDIFATVDKLRANGVRFQDTPETYFDMIDKRLPGHGHNIEEMRKRRILIDGAPETGGGILLQIFTENMVGPIFFEIIQRKGNDGFGEGNFKALFESIELDQIRRGVVPAKSDA, from the coding sequence ATGAGCGCCCCTGATACCGTGCATGACAATCCCATCGGACTCGACGGGTTCGAGTTCGTCGAATTCACCAGCCCCGATCCCGAAGCGCTGGCCGGGCTGTTCACCGCGCTGGGCTTTACCCATGTCGGCACGCACCGTTCGAAAAATGTCCGCCGCTATGCGCAGGGCGACATCAATTTCATCCTCAACATGGAGCCGCAGGGGCAGGTTGCGGATTTCCGCGAACAGCACGGGCCGTCCGCCAATGCGATGGCGTTCCGCGTGCATGACGCCGCCAAGGCGCTGCAGCTTGCGGTCGAGCGCGGCGCAACGCCGGTTGAGGGCAAGGTGGGCCCAGCCGAACTCAACATTCCTGCGATCGAGGGGATTGGCGGCGCCAATCTCTATCTGGTCGACCGGCGCGGCGCGGCGACGATCTACGACATCGATTTCGAACCGGTTGCCGGGACCACGCCGAACGACAACAGCGTCGGCCTGCATACGCTCGACCATCTGACCCATAATCTCAAGCGCGGGCGGATGGATTATTGGGCGGATTATTATGAGCGGATCTTCAATTTCCGCGAAATTCGCTATTTCGACATCGAAGGCCAGTCGACCGGCCTCTTCTCCAAGGCGATGACCGCGCCCGACGACAAGATCCGTATCCCGCTCAATGAAAGCCAGGACGAGCATTCGCAGATCGAGGAATTCATCAAGGATTATAAGGGCGAAGGCATCCAGCATCTGGCGCTGTCGACCGACGACATCTTCGCGACGGTCGACAAGTTGCGCGCCAATGGCGTGCGCTTCCAGGATACGCCCGAAACCTATTTCGACATGATCGACAAACGCCTGCCGGGACATGGCCATAATATCGAGGAAATGCGCAAGCGCCGGATCCTGATCGACGGCGCCCCCGAAACCGGCGGCGGCATCCTGCTCCAGATCTTCACCGAGAACATGGTCGGGCCGATCTTCTTCGAGATCATCCAGCGCAAGGGTAATGACGGCTTTGGCGAGGGCAATTTCAAGGCGTTGTTCGAAAGCATCGAGCTCGATCAGATCCGCCGCGGCGTGGTCCCCGCCAAATCGGACGCGTAG
- a CDS encoding MarR family winged helix-turn-helix transcriptional regulator: MTDDRDPSLLRLDHFLPYRLSVASNAVSGRIARTYRKRHNLKVTEWRLIAILAETPRLTPQMLTRKTRMDKINVSRAAKALIERGLVSASPNGEDGRSHFLSLTEAGRALYGAVAPEALAMEQLLLSTFTEEERAQFAALLRRIEAAAED, from the coding sequence ATGACCGACGATCGCGACCCAAGCCTGCTCCGGCTCGACCATTTTCTGCCCTACCGCCTCTCGGTGGCCTCGAACGCGGTGAGCGGGCGGATCGCGCGGACCTATCGCAAACGGCACAATCTGAAGGTCACCGAGTGGCGGCTGATCGCGATTCTTGCGGAAACGCCGCGGCTGACGCCACAGATGCTCACGCGCAAGACGCGGATGGACAAGATCAATGTCAGCCGCGCGGCCAAGGCGCTCATCGAACGCGGTCTCGTCAGTGCATCGCCCAATGGCGAGGATGGCCGCTCGCATTTCCTGTCGCTGACCGAGGCGGGGCGTGCGCTCTACGGCGCCGTCGCGCCCGAGGCGCTGGCGATGGAGCAGCTGTTGTTGTCCACCTTCACCGAGGAGGAACGCGCCCAGTTCGCGGCGTTGCTCCGCCGGATCGAGGCCGCAGCCGAAGACTGA
- a CDS encoding rod shape-determining protein has translation MKLLSRFLKFSAHDLAIDLGTANTVAYVRGKGIVLNEPSVVAIETRNGVRKVRAVGNDAKLMLGKTPANIEAIRPLRDGVIADIEVSEQMIKHFIDKVHGPSGYLPRSPEIVMSVPSGATSVERRAIRDAASNAGASRVLLIEEPMAAAIGAGLPVTEPIGAMVVDIGGGTTELAVLSLRGLAYSNSVRVGGDKMDDAITSFIRRKHNLMIGEATAERIKQDVGSAIVPHGEDTPHKVRGRDLVGGVPKEIEITRAEVAEAISESVNQIIGAVRMALEQTPPELAADIIDQGIVLTGGGALLDGMDTALRQATGLPVMVADNALDCVALGAGRALEDPAYRGVLMET, from the coding sequence GTGAAGCTTCTATCCCGTTTCCTGAAATTCAGCGCGCATGACCTTGCCATCGATCTCGGCACCGCCAACACGGTGGCCTATGTGCGTGGAAAGGGGATTGTCCTAAACGAACCCTCGGTGGTTGCGATCGAAACGCGCAACGGCGTGCGCAAGGTGCGCGCGGTGGGCAACGACGCCAAGCTGATGCTGGGCAAGACCCCCGCCAATATCGAAGCCATCCGCCCGCTGCGCGACGGCGTGATCGCAGACATCGAAGTGTCCGAACAGATGATCAAGCATTTCATCGACAAGGTTCACGGCCCATCCGGCTATCTGCCGCGCAGCCCCGAAATCGTGATGTCGGTGCCCTCGGGCGCGACGAGCGTGGAACGGCGCGCGATCCGCGATGCTGCCTCGAATGCGGGGGCATCGCGCGTGCTGCTGATCGAAGAGCCGATGGCCGCCGCGATCGGCGCTGGGCTGCCGGTGACCGAGCCGATCGGCGCGATGGTCGTCGATATCGGCGGCGGCACCACCGAGCTGGCGGTGCTGTCGCTGCGCGGACTGGCCTATAGCAATTCGGTACGCGTCGGCGGCGACAAGATGGACGATGCCATCACCTCGTTCATTCGTCGCAAGCACAATCTGATGATCGGCGAGGCGACCGCCGAACGGATCAAGCAGGATGTCGGCAGCGCGATCGTTCCGCACGGTGAGGATACACCGCACAAGGTGCGCGGACGCGATCTGGTGGGCGGCGTTCCCAAGGAGATCGAGATCACCCGCGCCGAGGTGGCCGAGGCAATTTCGGAAAGCGTGAACCAGATCATCGGCGCCGTGCGCATGGCGCTTGAACAAACCCCGCCCGAACTGGCCGCCGACATCATCGACCAGGGTATCGTGCTTACTGGTGGTGGCGCGCTGCTCGACGGCATGGATACCGCGCTGCGCCAGGCGACCGGACTGCCCGTGATGGTTGCCGACAATGCACTCGATTGCGTGGCGCTGGGCGCCGGACGCGCGCTGGAAGATCCCGCATATCGCGGCGTGCTGATGGAAACCTGA
- a CDS encoding diguanylate cyclase, translating to MHLRIAPAILVAVLCALFLSSPARADGLSLKLNDPLCHAVSEKKQAQIPPQSAFRCTGEPRAYNQGTLWLRADVRTGTQPQSWKLLLRNSRFERVDVRFTYGNGAERYLHIKSGDFGARWRIGGIIGFEAPEGDAPLTGIAMGFTGLAAHDFLRIRLVTSEVAGNEASLTGMIVGGSMVLLLLCAIYNFCLAYAVRRGFILWHAAWAMAMLIWGALWSQLALALVPSLAGALSAQLGTLFSMLAIAFATMTAVTLLGHDTLPRWLRRTTIGFAMAIALAAIPATLVRSDLLASISVVIDLLALADVGAVALALAFAWRAGNAEARAFTLTWAIPMAALAFINIVDVGDGIFGGGAQLIVLIASSVQIGLLSLAFTWQMLGLREERDAARAAQAELNELAHRDALTGLLNRRGFVQQFNRQLRDAEFKGTPTALLVIDIDHFKSVNDRFGHEAGDLVLKAIGAQLLTLERNGCLVGRLGGEEFVLALPDTDSAKAAKFAETVRHQISRTTLPDALPAGERVTASIGCTENIRGMRFAGMFRNADSALYEAKNAGRNRVVVAERKRVAGASADAEIRRFGAMMD from the coding sequence ATGCACCTCCGGATCGCGCCTGCGATACTGGTCGCGGTGCTGTGCGCGCTTTTCCTCAGCAGCCCGGCAAGGGCAGATGGCCTGTCGCTGAAGCTGAACGATCCCCTGTGCCATGCGGTATCCGAGAAAAAACAGGCGCAGATCCCCCCGCAATCGGCCTTTCGGTGCACAGGCGAGCCGCGCGCTTATAATCAGGGCACATTGTGGCTGCGCGCCGATGTGCGAACAGGTACACAACCCCAAAGCTGGAAGCTGTTGCTTCGCAATTCGCGTTTCGAGCGGGTCGATGTCCGCTTCACCTATGGCAATGGTGCTGAACGCTATCTGCATATCAAAAGCGGCGATTTCGGCGCGCGCTGGCGGATCGGTGGGATCATCGGGTTCGAGGCCCCTGAGGGCGATGCCCCGCTGACCGGAATTGCGATGGGCTTTACCGGGCTTGCCGCCCATGATTTCCTGCGCATCCGGCTGGTGACCAGCGAGGTGGCTGGAAACGAGGCATCGTTGACCGGGATGATCGTCGGCGGCAGCATGGTGCTGCTGCTTTTGTGCGCGATCTATAATTTCTGCCTCGCCTATGCCGTGCGGCGCGGCTTCATCCTGTGGCACGCCGCTTGGGCGATGGCGATGCTGATCTGGGGCGCCTTGTGGTCGCAACTTGCGTTGGCGCTCGTTCCATCGCTCGCGGGGGCGCTTTCCGCCCAACTGGGCACCTTGTTCTCGATGCTCGCGATAGCCTTTGCGACGATGACGGCGGTGACGCTGCTCGGGCACGACACGCTGCCTCGCTGGCTGCGGCGAACGACAATCGGGTTCGCCATGGCGATCGCGCTTGCCGCCATTCCCGCGACGCTGGTTCGCTCGGATCTGCTTGCCTCCATATCCGTGGTGATCGACCTGCTGGCGCTTGCCGACGTCGGCGCGGTGGCGCTGGCGCTCGCCTTTGCCTGGCGCGCCGGTAACGCCGAAGCCCGGGCATTCACCCTGACCTGGGCGATCCCGATGGCGGCCCTGGCCTTCATCAATATCGTCGATGTCGGCGACGGTATTTTTGGTGGCGGAGCGCAGCTGATCGTGCTGATCGCCTCTTCCGTGCAGATCGGGCTTCTTTCCCTCGCCTTCACCTGGCAGATGCTTGGCCTGCGCGAGGAACGCGACGCCGCACGCGCGGCACAGGCCGAGCTCAACGAACTGGCGCACCGCGACGCGCTAACCGGGCTGCTCAATCGGCGGGGCTTTGTTCAGCAGTTCAACCGCCAACTCCGTGACGCCGAATTCAAGGGCACCCCCACCGCCTTGCTGGTGATCGACATCGATCACTTCAAATCGGTCAATGATCGGTTTGGTCATGAAGCAGGCGATCTGGTGTTGAAGGCGATCGGCGCACAGTTGCTCACGCTGGAACGCAATGGGTGCCTGGTCGGCCGGCTAGGCGGCGAGGAATTCGTGCTGGCGCTTCCCGACACCGACAGCGCCAAGGCCGCCAAATTCGCCGAAACCGTCCGCCACCAGATATCGCGGACCACGCTTCCAGACGCCCTGCCAGCCGGCGAGCGCGTGACCGCCAGCATCGGCTGCACCGAGAATATCCGGGGCATGCGCTTTGCCGGGATGTTTCGCAACGCCGACAGCGCGCTTTATGAGGCGAAGAATGCGGGGCGCAACCGCGTCGTCGTTGCAGAACGAAAGCGCGTGGCGGGGGCATCCGCCGACGCAGAAATACGGCGCTTTGGCGCAATGATGGATTGA
- a CDS encoding hemerythrin domain-containing protein: MVCTDIYAKLKQDHDRHRQLLKRIAEMHDTPDLRRDMLDEFRIEVTAHAAAEEETLYARMLAHPDLREAAQHSVAEHKEIDDRLVELSEQDFGSDAWDEAFGTLRSRYEHHIEEEEEEVFSKAADMIEAKEEQRMAARFIDRKPRELRRAANEP, from the coding sequence ATGGTTTGCACGGATATCTATGCGAAGCTGAAACAGGATCATGATCGTCACCGCCAATTGCTGAAACGCATCGCGGAAATGCACGATACCCCGGATCTTCGCCGCGACATGCTCGATGAATTCAGGATCGAGGTAACCGCGCATGCCGCCGCCGAGGAAGAGACGCTCTATGCACGGATGCTCGCGCACCCCGATCTGCGCGAGGCAGCCCAACATTCCGTTGCCGAGCACAAGGAGATCGACGACCGTCTGGTGGAACTGAGCGAACAGGACTTTGGCTCGGACGCATGGGACGAGGCGTTCGGCACATTACGATCGCGCTATGAGCACCATATCGAAGAGGAGGAGGAAGAGGTCTTCTCCAAAGCGGCAGATATGATCGAGGCAAAGGAAGAACAGCGTATGGCGGCGCGGTTCATTGACCGCAAACCCCGCGAATTACGCCGCGCAGCCAATGAGCCCTGA
- a CDS encoding phospholipase D-like domain-containing protein, with protein MMDLADGHGRGGGNLFEPGRNCWRIERAERFALIVDAAAYFQAARAAMIRARKSILLVGWDFNPEITLPRGEDGDDGPEKLSEFMIWLADRTPGLEIRLLRWDTGALKSFLKPTFLRTVIRWKAHERIALRLDGTHPLGSSHHQKMIAIDDRLAFCGGIDMTDGRYDDRDHADDAELRIGTDGKPYGPWHDAASVFDGDAAVAIGDLARQRWLAAQDEELPRVTGGADCWPDGLAPLLTDIDLSIARTFPQMDEHDEIHEIEALYLDLIANARDFIYAESQYFASRRVAHALAQRLAEDNPPEIVIINPKAAEGWLEPVAMDTARARLVEALRRIDRKGRFRLYHPVTERGEDIYVHAKLSVIDDRYLRVGSSNFNNRSLRFDTECDVALDGTDVAGQSGGTVLTDIRHDLLAEHLGVTPEKIAAHEKALGSMIAAIEELRGQGRTLIPYELPELSETEKWLADNEILDPEGPDAIFEPLSQRGLFRHWHFPHFRRRNMG; from the coding sequence ATGATGGATTTGGCCGATGGTCATGGGCGCGGAGGCGGCAATTTGTTCGAGCCGGGTCGAAATTGCTGGCGGATCGAGCGAGCTGAGCGCTTTGCGCTGATTGTCGATGCCGCCGCCTATTTTCAGGCGGCGCGTGCTGCGATGATCCGCGCGCGCAAGAGCATCCTGCTCGTCGGGTGGGATTTCAATCCCGAAATCACGCTTCCGCGCGGCGAAGACGGCGATGACGGACCGGAAAAATTGAGCGAGTTCATGATCTGGCTGGCGGATCGCACGCCGGGCCTCGAAATCCGGCTTCTCCGCTGGGATACGGGCGCGCTCAAGTCATTTCTCAAGCCGACCTTCCTGCGCACCGTCATCCGCTGGAAAGCGCATGAACGGATTGCGCTCAGGCTCGATGGCACGCATCCGCTCGGTAGTTCGCACCATCAGAAAATGATCGCGATCGACGACCGCCTCGCCTTTTGCGGCGGGATCGACATGACCGACGGGCGTTATGACGACCGCGACCATGCCGATGATGCCGAACTGCGCATTGGAACCGATGGCAAGCCTTATGGCCCCTGGCACGATGCCGCTTCGGTGTTTGACGGCGATGCCGCCGTCGCGATCGGCGATCTTGCCCGCCAGCGCTGGCTGGCCGCGCAGGATGAGGAATTGCCCCGTGTCACAGGCGGCGCCGATTGCTGGCCCGATGGGCTTGCACCGCTGCTCACCGATATTGATCTGTCGATCGCGCGCACCTTTCCGCAGATGGATGAACACGATGAAATCCACGAGATCGAGGCGCTCTATCTCGATCTGATCGCCAATGCCCGCGACTTTATCTATGCCGAAAGCCAGTATTTCGCGTCGCGCCGCGTTGCCCATGCCCTTGCGCAGCGCCTGGCAGAGGACAATCCGCCCGAAATCGTCATCATCAACCCCAAGGCGGCGGAGGGCTGGCTCGAACCGGTCGCCATGGATACCGCGCGTGCGCGGTTGGTGGAGGCGCTCCGACGGATCGACCGCAAGGGGCGCTTTCGCCTTTACCATCCGGTGACCGAGCGGGGGGAGGACATTTATGTCCATGCCAAGCTGTCGGTGATCGACGATCGCTATCTGCGTGTCGGGTCGTCCAACTTCAACAATCGCTCGCTCCGGTTCGACACCGAATGCGATGTTGCGCTTGATGGAACGGACGTGGCCGGACAATCGGGAGGAACCGTGCTCACCGATATCCGCCATGATCTGCTGGCCGAACATTTGGGGGTAACGCCTGAAAAGATCGCCGCGCACGAAAAGGCGCTCGGCTCGATGATCGCGGCGATCGAGGAGCTGCGCGGGCAGGGGCGCACGCTCATTCCCTATGAACTGCCCGAACTCAGCGAAACCGAGAAATGGCTTGCGGATAACGAGATACTCGACCCCGAAGGCCCCGATGCCATATTCGAACCGCTCAGCCAGCGCGGGTTGTTCCGCCACTGGCATTTCCCGCATTTCCGCCGCCGCAATATGGGCTGA
- a CDS encoding serine hydrolase, which translates to MSVLALAAASPAAAQAQELPPYDRAIAAGYKALTLCSGIFNAGRTPEQMAGDELRGTYPQYDALLPSLDAVVDRANGRVSVAFDSALPARRAEWQTARGCTILPIGATGGDGQAPAPIASADPRPWPMGDKGIGTKIAAPLAATIATAFDAKSFGAGSNTTGVVVVQDGKIIGERYRAGFGPFVAQRTWSVAKSMTGTLVGIAVQQGAVATAAPAPIPEWGPTARDPRSAITLDNLLRMASGLHSATAGNRTDALYFGGTAVTEETTGWPIEALPGSRFRYANNDTLLAVRSLRAALGEEAYQAFPRTALFDKLGMRHTVAEADWRGNFILSSQVWSTARDLARLGMLYLNKGVWNGERLLPENWTDYVTAPSGPQPEGEFGYGASFWLLNRSAGVPVDSYAAFGNRGQYVVIVPSRNIVIVRRGEDPTGARFDVAGFTAKILAAIR; encoded by the coding sequence TTGAGCGTTCTGGCGTTGGCAGCGGCAAGCCCCGCAGCGGCGCAGGCGCAGGAATTGCCCCCCTATGACCGCGCGATTGCCGCAGGATACAAGGCGCTGACGCTGTGCAGCGGCATCTTCAACGCCGGACGCACGCCCGAGCAGATGGCGGGTGACGAACTGCGCGGCACCTATCCGCAATATGATGCGCTGTTGCCCAGCCTCGACGCCGTGGTGGACCGCGCGAATGGGCGCGTGAGCGTCGCGTTCGACAGCGCGCTTCCCGCACGCCGCGCCGAATGGCAGACGGCACGCGGCTGCACCATCCTGCCGATCGGCGCGACAGGTGGCGACGGGCAGGCCCCCGCCCCCATCGCCAGCGCCGATCCGCGCCCCTGGCCGATGGGCGACAAGGGCATTGGAACGAAGATTGCCGCCCCGCTTGCCGCGACGATCGCAACCGCGTTCGATGCCAAGAGCTTCGGCGCAGGCAGCAACACCACCGGCGTCGTCGTGGTGCAGGACGGCAAGATCATCGGAGAACGCTACCGTGCAGGCTTCGGCCCCTTTGTGGCGCAGCGGACATGGTCGGTCGCCAAGAGCATGACGGGCACGCTGGTGGGCATCGCGGTACAGCAGGGCGCGGTCGCCACGGCCGCCCCCGCGCCGATACCCGAATGGGGGCCGACAGCGCGCGACCCGCGCAGCGCCATCACGCTCGACAATCTACTGCGCATGGCAAGCGGGCTGCACAGCGCGACCGCAGGAAACCGCACCGACGCGCTCTATTTCGGTGGCACGGCGGTGACCGAGGAAACCACCGGCTGGCCGATCGAGGCACTGCCCGGCAGCCGTTTCCGCTATGCCAATAACGATACGCTGCTGGCCGTCCGCTCGCTGCGCGCGGCGCTGGGCGAAGAGGCGTATCAGGCCTTTCCGCGCACCGCCTTGTTCGACAAGCTGGGGATGCGCCACACCGTGGCCGAAGCCGATTGGCGCGGCAACTTCATCCTTTCCAGCCAGGTCTGGTCCACCGCGCGCGATCTCGCGCGCCTGGGCATGCTCTATCTGAACAAGGGCGTGTGGAACGGTGAAAGGCTGCTGCCCGAAAACTGGACCGACTATGTCACCGCGCCGTCCGGCCCGCAGCCCGAGGGCGAATTCGGCTATGGCGCGAGCTTCTGGCTGCTCAACCGGTCCGCAGGCGTGCCGGTGGATAGCTACGCAGCCTTCGGCAATCGCGGGCAATATGTGGTGATCGTGCCCAGCCGCAATATCGTGATCGTGCGACGCGGCGAAGACCCGACCGGTGCGCGCTTCGACGTCGCGGGCTTCACCGCAAAGATCCTCGCCGCGATCCGGTGA